The genomic window AGCAGCGCCAGGTCACCACGCGCCTGTTCCAGGCCGCGCCGCACCTGTGCACCACCGAGCGTATCCAGCGGTTCGTCGGCGAAGTCGATGGCGGCTTCCACGTGGATGCGCAGCAGCACCAGCTGCTCGACCACGACGTCGATGCGGCGCGAGAACACGCCGTCCAGCGAACGGCGCGCGGCGCGGGCAGCGCGGCTGTCACCCGCGGCGATCAGGTCGGCAATGGCCTCGGCCTGGGCCAGATCGAGCTTGCCGTTGAGGAAGGCACGTTCACTGAACTCCCCCGGCCGCGCCTGGCGGGCGCCCAGCGCGATGCAGCGCGCGACCAGCTGCTGCAGCAGTACCGGGCTGCCATGGCCCTGCAGCTCCACCACCTCTTCACCGGTGAAGCTGTTCGGTGCCGGGAACCACAGCACGATACCGTCGTCGATCACCTCGCCCTCGGCATCGCGCAGGCGCGCGTAGTGCGCGTGGCGCGGGCGCAGCGTGGGCGCGCCCAGCGCCATGGCGATGGCCGCGGCGCGCGGGCCGGACAGTCGCAGCAGGCCGACACCGCCGGCGCCGGGGGCGCTGGCGATGGCCACGATGGTGTCGGTACGGGTCGCGTCATTCATGGCTCAGAGTTTCTCCAGCTGCGCGCGCGCCTGGGCAGCACCGCTGCCCTGCGGCTGCAGGGCCAGGTAGGTGGTATAGGCCTGCCTGGCCCTGGCCCTGTCGCCGGCGTGGAAGTACGCATCGCCCAGATTGAGGTGGGCCACCGCACGCGAGGGATCGATCTTCAGGGTGTTTTCCAGCCAGCGCGCGGCTTCGGCATAGCGCTGCTGGCGGTAGTAGACGAAGCCGAGGTTGTTGGCCGCCTGGGCGAAGTCCGGGCGCAGTTTCAGTGCTTCGGCGAACTGCGCGGCGGCGGCCTCGTACTGCTTCTCGCGGTACAGCTGCAGGCCACGGTCGTTGGCCTGCTGCGCGCGCTGGCGGTCCGAGGCCGGGCCGGCACTGGGCACCACCAGCGTCGCCCTGCCCCCCTGCAGGTCGGCCACGGTGACCGGTGCTTCGCTGGGCTTCGCGTCCTGCGCGGCATCGACCTTGTTGTTGAGGGCAATCGCATCGGGGGTCAGCTGGCGGGTGTCGGCGTTGAGGTATTCCTGGCTGTCCGGCAGCTGGAACACGAACTCGCCGCCCTGCGAACCGGGCAGGCTGCCGAAGGCCGGGGTCTGCTGCGAGACCGCCGATACCGCCGGCGCCACGTAGGCCGCCAGCTCGGTGCCGGTGATCAGGCCATCACCGTTGAGGTCGCCCTTGCCGGCCAATGCCTGCAGCAGCACCCAGGTGAACACCGAATGGCCATTCGGGCCGGCATCGGCCACCTGCTGGTCGGCGCCGCCGGCGGTGAGCATCTGACGCGCGCTGCGCCGGGCGTTCTCGCGCAGGAATGCGGACGACGAGGGACCGCCGCGGGTCAGGCCGAGGCCGCTGTAGCAGGCGTCCATCACGAACATCACGTGCTTGGCCTGCAGGCTTTCGGCGATGTTCTGGATGTCGGTCATCGCGATCGCGTCGGTGGCGAACTCCTTCGGGTCCGAATCAACCGGGATGATGTAGCCGAGGTCGCGCCCGGAGGCGAGCTGGCGGGTAGCACCGTGGCCGGCGAAGAACACGAACACGCGGTCGTTGCGGCCGGTGCGGTCATCGGCCAGCCGGTCGTGGAAGGCGGCGAGGATGTTGTTGCGGGTGGCCTGCTCGTTCTTCAGCACGATCACCTGCGAAGCCGGAAAACCGAACTGCCCGGTCAGCGTGTCGGCCACCGCCTGTGCATCGTGGCTGGCGTACTCAAGCTTCGGCCACTTGGCGTAGTTGTCGATGCCGACCACGATCGCCCACGATTTCTCGTACCCGGTGGTGACCGTGGCGTCGCGGTCACTGCCCTTGCGGGGGCGGGCGACGCTGAAGTCGCGGCCGTTCCAGCCGGCGAACTGGTAGCCGTCGGCGATCAGGCGATCGAGGATCTGCGGCAGCGCCTTCACCGCGCGGTCGTGGATGTCGTGGAACAGGATGATGCCGCGCTGTTCCTTGCTGACCTGGTCGAGCACCCGCTGCACGATCGATTCCGGCACCGGGTCGGCCCAGTCCATTGAATCGATGTTCCACATGATCGACTTCAGGCCGGCCTCGTTGAGCAGCTGCAGGCCTTCGGCATTGCGCGCGCCGTAGGGGAAGCGGAACAGCGGCGCACGTTTGCCGTCGACATCCTTCAGCAGCGCATCGGTGTCCAGCACCTGCTGGCGCAGCGCGTCGCCGGAGGTGCGCGACAACTGCGCGTGGGTCAGGCTGTGGTTGCCGACCGCATAGCCTTCTTCCATCAGGCTGCGGCTGATCTTCGCCATCGGCCCGAGGCTGACCGTGCCATCGGCGTCGACCTTGCCAAGATTGCGGCCGACCTCGAAGAACACGCCGGGCACGTCATAGCGCTTGAGGATGGCCACCACTTCATCGGTATAGGCCTTGTGCGGGCCATCGTCGAAGGTCAGCACCACGGTCTTGGCCGGCAGGTCGCGGCCGAAGATCTCGCGGTCGTTGTCCTTCATCGACATCGGGTAGGGCTCGATCACGCCGTAATCGCGCAGGATCGCCTCGCGGCTGTAGTCCTTGTGCAGGTGGGCGATGTAGTCGTCCCACTTCTCCCGCTTCAGCTCGATGGCGCGGGTGCGCTCGAAGCGGCTGAAGATGCGGGTCAGTTCCTGGTTGTAGTTTCGCTCGATCTCGTCGAGCGCCTCCAGGTCCTCGCCGATGCGCTGATGCAGTTTCACCGCCGGCAGCGAGGAATCGGCACCGACCCGCTCGTGCAGGTCGCGCAGCACTTCGCGGAAGGCGAGGCGATCGGCATCGAACAGCTCCGGTGCCGATTCGATGTAGTCCAGCACG from Stenotrophomonas sp. 704A1 includes these protein-coding regions:
- a CDS encoding polysaccharide deacetylase family protein, whose translation is MPRVPSFHLLLASLLLTLLVAGCTNNDTQAPATPTQASARAAAAADPAAAPLLDALQKQLDGYRRIIVLLADEHAQSPTDRGTSTRIGQQLFHDGLEQRTAIAAQFDSLLRGGSPRRFATLGSVLDYIESAPELFDADRLAFREVLRDLHERVGADSSLPAVKLHQRIGEDLEALDEIERNYNQELTRIFSRFERTRAIELKREKWDDYIAHLHKDYSREAILRDYGVIEPYPMSMKDNDREIFGRDLPAKTVVLTFDDGPHKAYTDEVVAILKRYDVPGVFFEVGRNLGKVDADGTVSLGPMAKISRSLMEEGYAVGNHSLTHAQLSRTSGDALRQQVLDTDALLKDVDGKRAPLFRFPYGARNAEGLQLLNEAGLKSIMWNIDSMDWADPVPESIVQRVLDQVSKEQRGIILFHDIHDRAVKALPQILDRLIADGYQFAGWNGRDFSVARPRKGSDRDATVTTGYEKSWAIVVGIDNYAKWPKLEYASHDAQAVADTLTGQFGFPASQVIVLKNEQATRNNILAAFHDRLADDRTGRNDRVFVFFAGHGATRQLASGRDLGYIIPVDSDPKEFATDAIAMTDIQNIAESLQAKHVMFVMDACYSGLGLTRGGPSSSAFLRENARRSARQMLTAGGADQQVADAGPNGHSVFTWVLLQALAGKGDLNGDGLITGTELAAYVAPAVSAVSQQTPAFGSLPGSQGGEFVFQLPDSQEYLNADTRQLTPDAIALNNKVDAAQDAKPSEAPVTVADLQGGRATLVVPSAGPASDRQRAQQANDRGLQLYREKQYEAAAAQFAEALKLRPDFAQAANNLGFVYYRQQRYAEAARWLENTLKIDPSRAVAHLNLGDAYFHAGDRARARQAYTTYLALQPQGSGAAQARAQLEKL